One window from the genome of Natronomonas pharaonis DSM 2160 encodes:
- a CDS encoding Lrp/AsnC family transcriptional regulator, whose amino-acid sequence MVVAYITVKANTGEADRLRSDIKAIEGVVSAHIVAGDVDIIAKAEVESPGDVKDIAATSIQSLDGVDDTHTYVAMG is encoded by the coding sequence GTGGTTGTCGCCTACATTACGGTCAAGGCCAACACCGGCGAGGCCGACCGGCTCCGTTCCGACATCAAGGCCATCGAGGGCGTCGTCTCGGCGCACATCGTCGCCGGCGATGTCGACATTATCGCGAAGGCCGAGGTTGAGTCGCCGGGAGATGTCAAGGACATCGCCGCCACCTCGATTCAGAGCCTCGACGGCGTCGACGACACGCACACCTACGTCGCGATGGGGTAA
- the tmk gene encoding dTMP kinase: MLITLEGIDGSGKSTAHAALRERLTAEETTFTREPTDSWYGSAVERSIGDADADPLAELFLYTADHADHLSRVVRPALEAGEPVVSDRYSDSRYAYQGATLEGVIDEPMAYVKRVHEPFTRPPDATLYFDVPPTVGAERAGATNKFEAADYLESVRENYERLIEAEPERFHRIDATQSESAVVEAAVETVETLLSR; this comes from the coding sequence ATGCTCATCACGCTGGAAGGCATCGACGGCAGCGGCAAGTCGACGGCCCACGCGGCACTGCGTGAGCGGCTCACCGCCGAGGAGACGACCTTTACCCGCGAGCCGACCGACTCGTGGTACGGCTCGGCGGTCGAACGCTCGATAGGCGACGCCGACGCCGACCCGCTCGCGGAGCTGTTTCTCTACACCGCCGACCATGCCGACCACCTCTCCCGGGTCGTCCGGCCAGCGCTCGAAGCCGGCGAACCCGTCGTCTCGGACCGGTATTCGGATTCCCGCTACGCCTATCAGGGCGCGACACTGGAGGGTGTCATCGACGAGCCGATGGCCTATGTCAAGCGAGTCCACGAGCCGTTTACTCGACCGCCGGATGCGACGCTGTACTTTGATGTCCCGCCGACAGTCGGGGCCGAACGGGCCGGCGCGACGAACAAGTTCGAGGCCGCAGACTACCTCGAATCGGTGCGTGAAAACTACGAGCGCCTTATCGAGGCCGAGCCGGAGCGGTTCCACCGAATCGATGCCACGCAGTCTGAATCGGCTGTTGTCGAGGCGGCCGTCGAGACGGTCGAAACGCTTCTCAGCCGATAA
- a CDS encoding cupin domain-containing protein, whose product MAEYKHVNYDDIEPVSGGMHFLREPLDSERVGVTVARCEPNWNSRPHDHADNDHEEIYVLIEGEATVVIDDEPVEMETGDAVWIPPEATRQIRNDDEECAFVLVSAPVSLEPDDGEHAEWTTDGFIG is encoded by the coding sequence ATGGCCGAGTACAAACACGTTAACTACGACGACATCGAGCCGGTCTCCGGCGGCATGCACTTCCTCCGGGAGCCGCTCGACAGCGAGCGCGTCGGCGTCACCGTCGCTCGCTGTGAGCCGAACTGGAACAGCCGCCCCCACGACCACGCGGACAACGACCACGAGGAGATTTACGTCCTCATCGAGGGAGAGGCAACTGTCGTCATCGATGACGAACCCGTCGAGATGGAGACCGGCGACGCCGTCTGGATTCCGCCCGAGGCGACGAGGCAGATACGGAACGACGACGAGGAGTGTGCGTTCGTTCTCGTGAGCGCTCCGGTGTCGCTGGAGCCGGACGACGGAGAGCACGCCGAGTGGACGACGGACGGCTTTATCGGCTGA
- a CDS encoding DUF5802 family protein: MFEQFSSGYYLGRLYVEPYGGDHAVMHRNHHEQVNEQLYDGKEAPLVMKIGSAHVPVHSADDVPGRTVGLPESALSAAGVENPPTLQEVLLAKADRAKQLLGLAPDSPARPDGAADGPAGF; encoded by the coding sequence ATGTTTGAACAGTTCTCAAGCGGCTACTACCTCGGGCGGCTCTACGTTGAGCCGTACGGCGGTGACCACGCCGTGATGCATCGGAACCACCACGAGCAGGTAAACGAGCAGCTCTACGACGGGAAAGAGGCCCCCCTCGTGATGAAAATCGGGTCGGCACACGTACCGGTTCACAGCGCCGACGATGTCCCTGGCCGAACCGTTGGCCTCCCGGAATCGGCCCTTTCGGCGGCCGGCGTCGAGAATCCGCCAACGCTCCAAGAAGTGCTGCTGGCGAAAGCCGACCGCGCAAAGCAACTGCTCGGCTTGGCTCCCGACTCGCCGGCACGGCCGGACGGAGCGGCGGACGGCCCCGCGGGATTTTAG
- the mgtE gene encoding magnesium transporter, translated as MVETHADSARELVSNEYVSVDEDTFVGEAIREFREFSPVDEETTVYFLYVVDDQGNLTGVASFRELLNADEDEFVTDIMETDLVTIDADAHPEKVSATMSDTDFQALPVVDDGTLVGIVRADDMVDVVEEEATEDILKSAGMTFRDIEASRSTAILESSVPKILWLRLPWLIVALVGGLLAGAVIEEYEATLETAVALAFFIPVIMDMGGNVGTQASTIFVRGLALGHIDDRNAMRHFAREGLIGLAIGLIIGSLGAGAAYGWRVLRGDPHAETIAIVVFIALVAVCVVASVVGYVIPWLANKAGYDPAAVSDPLVTTIKDVTALLIYFGLATFLLAELL; from the coding sequence ATGGTGGAGACACACGCTGACAGCGCCAGAGAGCTTGTATCGAACGAGTACGTTTCCGTCGACGAGGACACGTTCGTCGGCGAAGCGATACGGGAATTCCGGGAGTTCTCCCCGGTCGATGAAGAAACGACTGTCTACTTCCTGTACGTCGTCGATGACCAAGGGAACCTCACCGGCGTCGCCTCCTTCCGGGAGCTTCTAAACGCCGACGAGGACGAGTTCGTCACCGACATCATGGAGACGGACCTCGTGACTATCGACGCCGATGCCCACCCCGAGAAAGTGTCGGCGACCATGTCCGACACCGACTTCCAAGCCCTGCCAGTCGTCGACGACGGCACGCTTGTCGGCATCGTCCGCGCCGATGACATGGTCGATGTCGTCGAGGAAGAAGCCACCGAAGACATCCTCAAAAGCGCCGGGATGACCTTCCGGGACATCGAGGCGTCCCGGAGCACGGCAATTCTCGAATCATCGGTCCCGAAGATACTCTGGCTGCGACTCCCGTGGCTCATCGTCGCACTCGTCGGTGGACTGCTCGCCGGTGCCGTCATCGAGGAGTATGAGGCGACACTGGAGACGGCAGTCGCACTCGCGTTTTTCATTCCGGTCATCATGGACATGGGCGGTAACGTCGGTACACAGGCATCGACGATTTTCGTCCGCGGGCTCGCGTTGGGCCATATCGACGACCGGAACGCGATGCGACATTTCGCTCGTGAGGGGCTTATCGGACTCGCTATCGGTCTCATTATCGGCAGCCTCGGTGCCGGCGCAGCCTACGGCTGGCGGGTGCTCCGCGGTGACCCACACGCTGAGACGATAGCCATTGTCGTCTTCATCGCGCTTGTGGCCGTCTGTGTCGTCGCCTCCGTCGTCGGCTACGTCATCCCGTGGCTGGCGAACAAAGCCGGCTACGACCCCGCAGCTGTGTCGGACCCGCTCGTGACGACAATCAAAGACGTGACTGCGCTGTTAATCTACTTCGGACTGGCGACGTTCCTGCTGGCGGAGCTGTTGTAG
- the gatD gene encoding Glu-tRNA(Gln) amidotransferase subunit GatD, whose product MNPGDRVRVDRADVTYEGVLMPSTTDEHLVVKLDGGYNVGIDRADADTEVLETDTYDVAEAQTAEGTSEITFEDDLPTVSLISTGGTIASTVDYRTGAVTAQFDAEDVLRAVPELAGRANYRGRVVANILSENMTPEVWQELAEAVREEIEAGADGVVVMHGTDTMQYTAAALSFMLDTPVPVVFTGSQRSADRPSSDNVMNAVCAVEAATADHSEVLVCMHATESDDNCALHRGTRVRKNHTSRRDAFETVGAEPLGNVDWETGDVSFRRPVADRGDADPRLQGELNTDVELVTFVPGTDADRLAVAEGADGLVIEGTGLGHVNTDWIARIDELTDDGTTVVMTSQCIEGRVCDRVYDTGRDLLDAGVIEAGDTLPATAYVKLMWALEHADSVAEAMQRPLAGELQERSTPWT is encoded by the coding sequence ATGAACCCCGGGGACCGCGTCCGCGTCGACCGTGCCGACGTTACCTACGAGGGCGTGCTCATGCCCTCGACGACCGACGAACACCTCGTCGTCAAGCTTGACGGTGGCTACAACGTCGGCATCGACCGCGCCGACGCCGACACAGAGGTACTGGAGACCGACACCTACGACGTTGCTGAGGCCCAGACCGCCGAAGGAACGTCCGAGATTACCTTCGAAGACGACTTGCCGACGGTGTCGCTCATCTCGACAGGCGGCACAATCGCTTCGACTGTCGACTACCGCACCGGTGCGGTAACGGCCCAGTTCGACGCTGAGGACGTCCTCCGCGCCGTCCCCGAACTCGCCGGCCGCGCCAACTACCGCGGCCGCGTCGTCGCGAACATCCTCTCTGAGAATATGACGCCGGAGGTCTGGCAGGAGCTCGCCGAGGCGGTCCGCGAAGAGATCGAAGCCGGCGCGGACGGCGTCGTCGTGATGCACGGCACCGACACGATGCAGTACACCGCCGCTGCGCTGTCGTTCATGCTTGATACGCCGGTCCCCGTCGTCTTCACCGGCAGCCAGCGCTCCGCCGACCGCCCTTCCTCGGACAACGTGATGAACGCTGTCTGTGCCGTCGAGGCTGCGACCGCAGACCACTCGGAGGTGCTGGTCTGCATGCATGCGACCGAATCGGACGACAACTGCGCTCTCCACCGTGGCACCCGCGTCCGGAAGAACCACACGTCGCGCCGGGACGCCTTTGAGACGGTCGGCGCGGAGCCGCTCGGCAACGTCGACTGGGAAACCGGCGATGTGTCATTCCGCCGCCCGGTCGCCGACCGCGGCGACGCGGACCCGCGGCTCCAGGGCGAGCTGAACACGGATGTCGAACTCGTCACGTTCGTTCCCGGAACCGATGCCGACCGGCTTGCTGTCGCCGAGGGCGCGGACGGCCTCGTCATCGAGGGGACGGGCCTCGGCCACGTCAACACTGACTGGATAGCCCGTATCGACGAGCTAACCGACGATGGGACAACCGTCGTGATGACGAGTCAGTGTATCGAGGGCCGCGTCTGCGACCGCGTCTACGACACCGGCCGAGACCTGCTTGATGCGGGTGTCATTGAAGCCGGCGACACGCTCCCGGCGACCGCCTACGTCAAGCTGATGTGGGCGCTCGAACACGCCGACAGCGTCGCCGAGGCAATGCAGCGTCCGCTTGCCGGCGAGCTACAGGAGCGGTCGACACCCTGGACCTGA
- a CDS encoding dipeptide epimerase yields the protein MKASIERVELPLETPFTISRGTKRTVENLIVVIKHNGSTGYGAAAPARYYGETADTVAALLPELLDAVESIGDPHARNQVHERMATVAGDNPAAKAAVDTALWDLAGKLLGEPVYRLLGLSASASCPPTSYTVGLDDPETMAERAKAAVDAGYPVLKLKLGSERDRDIVRSVREIAPEATIRVDANEAWTPSAAVRNCKALADYGVEFVEQPVAAGNAEGLRRVYEQSPLPIAADESCVVAGDIPAVADSCDIVNLKLMKTGGLTPAVEAIYTARAHGLDVMCGCMVETNASIAAAAQLLPLLSYADLDGSLLLDSDPYEGVSVSDGRFDLGAVDCGTGVAPR from the coding sequence ATGAAGGCCAGCATCGAACGCGTCGAGCTACCGCTGGAGACGCCGTTTACCATCTCCCGTGGGACGAAGCGGACAGTCGAGAACCTTATCGTTGTCATCAAGCACAATGGTTCGACCGGCTACGGCGCGGCAGCCCCCGCCCGGTATTACGGCGAAACGGCGGATACCGTCGCGGCACTGCTACCGGAGCTACTCGACGCTGTCGAGTCTATCGGCGACCCACACGCCCGAAACCAGGTACACGAGCGGATGGCGACTGTCGCCGGCGATAATCCGGCGGCGAAGGCTGCTGTCGATACCGCACTATGGGATTTGGCGGGGAAACTGCTCGGCGAGCCGGTCTATCGGCTGCTGGGGCTTTCCGCGTCGGCCTCGTGTCCACCGACTTCGTACACTGTCGGGCTGGACGACCCGGAGACAATGGCCGAGCGAGCCAAAGCGGCTGTTGATGCTGGGTATCCGGTGTTGAAGCTGAAGCTCGGCTCCGAGCGCGACCGCGACATCGTACGCTCGGTGCGGGAAATCGCCCCCGAAGCAACGATACGCGTCGACGCGAACGAAGCGTGGACACCATCTGCGGCCGTCCGAAACTGCAAAGCCCTCGCCGACTACGGCGTCGAGTTCGTCGAACAGCCTGTTGCAGCCGGTAACGCCGAAGGGCTGCGGCGGGTCTACGAGCAGTCGCCGCTGCCCATCGCCGCCGACGAATCGTGCGTTGTTGCCGGTGATATTCCGGCCGTTGCCGACAGTTGCGACATCGTCAACCTGAAGCTGATGAAGACCGGCGGATTGACGCCGGCTGTCGAGGCGATTTACACGGCTCGTGCCCACGGACTCGACGTGATGTGTGGGTGCATGGTCGAGACGAACGCCTCGATTGCCGCAGCGGCACAGCTGTTGCCGCTGCTCTCGTATGCTGACCTTGATGGGTCGTTACTGCTCGATTCGGACCCCTACGAGGGGGTCTCCGTCTCCGACGGTCGGTTCGACCTCGGAGCGGTCGACTGCGGAACCGGCGTGGCCCCGCGGTAG
- a CDS encoding ArsR/SmtB family transcription factor produces the protein MDSAALLDLLGNENRRRILRLLARRPCYVTEISDYLGVSPKAVIDHLRKLEEAGLVESHVDDGRRKYFSIARNLRLEVNVTPYDFGTKSAYSASPNLDITSWKHVSLHVERATQAAAELNSEEETEDTDIRTDAAGASDSPPADVADGASDSDSPGDADQPPNADLAGLAADLEQLERLENELSMAQRWVQGRLTETLDRISDHFDGVDGRFYAELLRGLATGPEPPDRLAQRVDAPPDVVADALEGLAAHGVVERDGDQWRLNV, from the coding sequence ATGGACTCCGCCGCACTGCTGGACCTCCTCGGAAACGAAAACCGTAGACGCATCCTGCGGCTACTGGCGCGGCGGCCCTGTTACGTGACAGAGATCAGTGATTACCTCGGCGTCAGCCCGAAGGCGGTCATCGACCACCTCCGGAAGCTCGAGGAAGCCGGCCTCGTCGAATCACACGTCGACGACGGCCGCCGAAAGTACTTCTCTATCGCCCGGAATCTCCGGTTGGAGGTCAACGTGACCCCGTACGATTTCGGCACGAAAAGCGCCTACTCGGCGTCGCCGAACCTCGATATCACGTCTTGGAAGCACGTCTCGCTGCACGTCGAGCGGGCCACGCAGGCGGCGGCCGAACTGAACAGCGAAGAGGAGACTGAAGACACAGATATAAGAACCGACGCTGCCGGCGCATCCGACAGTCCCCCAGCCGATGTGGCCGACGGCGCATCCGACAGTGATTCTCCCGGTGATGCCGACCAGCCACCGAACGCGGACCTCGCGGGGCTCGCGGCCGACCTCGAACAGCTCGAACGGCTGGAAAACGAACTCTCGATGGCCCAGCGGTGGGTACAGGGCCGTCTCACAGAGACGCTCGACCGCATCAGCGACCATTTCGACGGCGTCGACGGCCGTTTCTACGCCGAGCTCCTCCGCGGTCTCGCGACCGGTCCCGAGCCCCCAGACCGGCTCGCACAGCGGGTCGATGCACCGCCGGACGTCGTCGCCGACGCGCTGGAGGGGCTAGCAGCCCACGGCGTCGTCGAACGCGACGGCGACCAGTGGCGGCTCAACGTCTGA
- a CDS encoding BGTF surface domain-containing protein has protein sequence MSSLGPSGLRRLALVAIVVGFVVAVGAGTAAAEPEIEDFEFDTDDELAGAIAEYEVGGDVANVSENQNLVFELDVTEWTESENGEFIDIVDTGDFDDADASGGVITFTKTAGGEDVSAVATISLRNPTIDEATATLTVHSGEGTSEPATETVEFGEIAASFADDPVDSIGPDDETTLSVEADGSPAEHVVVSSPGLDGNQLESIFSVDRDHEDIGVETDGDRLLINRPADAGEQPPVPEIEASFTHVGAANYQFVISVDRSREETVIPLEVEEPEIDVEFDEDLYEVPAGDLVTMDVSLDGLDETYLLVGADGTTAEEGVNDFLDIVKFDGGELTVNTRLLGTDAPADAVYITDGTVHSYLHGDETEFDDVDFREDEEGEGDEIAASLDEYRAELDMTEQPRPLQPDRYRIVAGAEGTVITRDDEIPDFDYPLGRSNLLLNQPEPGEVTTHVAPQASANSVEETGSLNELLDELTERETVAKGDRLVFEIEATGIYGNLFAFGDGSEPPFEEGVHPRALGSVVDAHEGIIVNVSETNSDPNTAPTEIDFNEPADGDAYVLPAHEDEELSEIDRFYVVLDTRDSGPFTRSVRHGDEFDVEFGYESPSDARHRFVDVPLGVRPPAYSIDPDLVDENPNTEHYPYYRTSETGETDIAPFRIEDPSAEYDRTTVADELLVHNGTEVTIEGTTNVAPGTETHIQLIAHNRTNPTRITIDEVEIDEDGSFSATEDLSTLRVGEDVEAEFYANQRLADKRAADVVDDLDDPSEFIVTDVGNPVTMTEGDNDTRVSATIENTGNAADRKPIEFVFEDAQIAETNRTVEPDEPAPFNFDVPDGLEAGTYNYTVVTPDDEASGQVVVEPPEPEEVIAAGGDDPVDDPAEPVDDNLPADALGELVGALTSLVGARHAVGAAVIVGGAYVLGG, from the coding sequence ATGTCATCGCTTGGTCCCTCCGGATTGCGTCGGCTGGCGCTCGTTGCGATAGTGGTGGGTTTCGTCGTTGCTGTTGGTGCCGGCACAGCGGCGGCCGAGCCCGAAATCGAGGACTTCGAATTCGATACCGACGACGAGCTCGCCGGCGCGATAGCTGAGTACGAGGTCGGAGGAGATGTCGCGAACGTCTCTGAGAACCAAAATCTCGTCTTCGAGCTCGACGTTACGGAGTGGACAGAGAGTGAAAACGGCGAGTTCATCGATATCGTCGACACCGGTGACTTCGACGACGCCGATGCATCTGGTGGTGTTATTACCTTCACGAAGACGGCCGGCGGTGAGGACGTCTCAGCCGTAGCTACCATCTCGCTTCGAAACCCGACTATTGACGAGGCAACCGCAACGCTGACCGTTCACAGCGGGGAGGGGACCAGCGAGCCGGCAACTGAAACCGTCGAGTTCGGTGAGATAGCTGCGTCGTTCGCCGACGACCCGGTCGACAGTATCGGACCGGATGACGAAACAACACTGTCGGTCGAAGCTGACGGGAGTCCCGCAGAACACGTCGTGGTATCCTCGCCGGGGTTGGACGGCAACCAACTGGAGTCGATTTTCAGTGTCGATAGGGACCACGAAGATATCGGCGTCGAGACCGACGGCGACCGCCTGCTCATCAATCGGCCAGCTGATGCCGGCGAACAGCCACCTGTGCCGGAAATCGAGGCCTCGTTCACTCACGTCGGCGCTGCTAACTATCAGTTCGTTATCAGCGTCGACCGTTCTCGTGAAGAGACAGTCATCCCGCTCGAAGTCGAGGAGCCGGAGATCGATGTCGAATTCGACGAAGACCTCTACGAGGTGCCGGCTGGTGACCTCGTGACGATGGACGTTAGCCTCGATGGCCTCGACGAGACGTACTTGCTTGTCGGCGCTGACGGAACGACCGCCGAGGAAGGCGTCAACGATTTCCTCGATATCGTCAAATTCGACGGTGGTGAGCTGACAGTCAACACACGGTTGCTCGGAACTGATGCACCCGCGGACGCCGTCTACATCACTGACGGGACGGTTCACAGTTATCTCCACGGTGATGAAACCGAGTTCGACGATGTGGATTTCAGGGAAGACGAGGAAGGGGAGGGTGACGAGATAGCAGCGTCGCTTGACGAATACCGGGCCGAACTCGATATGACCGAACAGCCCCGTCCGCTTCAGCCGGACCGCTATCGAATCGTCGCGGGAGCGGAAGGAACAGTCATCACGCGTGACGACGAGATACCCGACTTCGACTATCCGCTAGGGCGGTCGAACCTGCTGTTGAATCAGCCGGAGCCGGGAGAGGTAACGACCCACGTCGCCCCGCAAGCGAGCGCAAACAGCGTCGAAGAGACCGGCAGCCTCAACGAGCTACTTGACGAACTTACCGAACGGGAGACGGTCGCGAAGGGCGACCGACTCGTCTTCGAAATCGAGGCGACGGGCATCTATGGCAACCTGTTTGCCTTCGGTGATGGCTCCGAACCGCCGTTTGAGGAGGGTGTTCATCCCCGAGCGCTTGGCAGCGTCGTTGACGCCCACGAGGGCATTATCGTCAACGTCAGCGAAACCAACTCGGACCCCAACACGGCTCCAACTGAGATTGATTTCAATGAACCAGCGGACGGCGATGCCTATGTCCTGCCAGCCCACGAAGACGAGGAACTGAGCGAAATCGACCGGTTCTACGTTGTCCTCGATACTCGCGACTCGGGTCCGTTTACCCGCTCGGTCCGCCACGGCGACGAGTTCGATGTCGAGTTCGGCTACGAATCACCGTCAGACGCCCGACACCGGTTCGTTGACGTGCCGCTCGGCGTCCGGCCACCGGCATACAGCATCGACCCCGACCTCGTCGACGAGAACCCGAACACCGAACACTACCCCTACTACCGGACAAGCGAGACCGGCGAGACCGACATCGCGCCGTTCCGCATCGAAGACCCCAGTGCCGAGTACGACCGTACGACCGTCGCCGATGAGCTGCTGGTCCACAACGGAACCGAAGTAACCATAGAGGGAACGACAAACGTCGCACCGGGGACGGAGACCCACATCCAACTCATCGCTCACAACCGGACGAATCCGACCCGCATCACCATCGACGAAGTCGAGATAGACGAAGACGGCAGCTTCAGCGCCACGGAAGACCTCTCGACACTCCGGGTCGGAGAAGATGTCGAAGCGGAGTTCTACGCCAACCAGCGGCTCGCTGACAAGCGCGCTGCGGATGTCGTCGACGACCTCGACGACCCGAGCGAGTTCATCGTCACCGATGTCGGCAATCCGGTGACAATGACCGAGGGCGACAACGACACGCGTGTGTCGGCAACGATAGAAAACACCGGCAACGCGGCTGACAGAAAGCCCATCGAGTTCGTCTTTGAGGACGCTCAGATAGCAGAGACCAACAGAACCGTCGAGCCCGACGAGCCGGCACCGTTCAACTTCGATGTGCCTGACGGACTCGAAGCCGGGACCTACAACTACACTGTTGTGACACCCGACGACGAGGCGTCCGGACAGGTCGTTGTCGAGCCACCGGAGCCCGAAGAGGTCATCGCTGCGGGCGGTGATGACCCCGTTGACGACCCGGCAGAGCCGGTCGATGATAACCTGCCGGCCGACGCCCTCGGCGAACTCGTCGGGGCGCTGACGAGCCTAGTCGGGGCCAGACACGCAGTCGGCGCGGCGGTCATCGTCGGTGGGGCGTACGTACTCGGCGGTTAG
- a CDS encoding DUF1611 domain-containing protein, whose protein sequence is MRVAILAHEQFPGRAKTAVGVLRYGTDDVVAVLDRERAGTAVGDHLDDIDAEIPVVASAADAPDFDALYIGIAPIGGGFDASWRPDVRTAIERGADVVSGLHYFLSDDQEFTSLADEYGVELRDVRQPPADLTVADGIARDLDAEIVLTVGTDCSTGKMTTTLELVEAAREAGLDAGFVPTGQTGIMIAGDGIPIDRTISDFTAGAAERLVATAAEDHDYLFVEGQGSILHPAYSPVTCGLLHGTQPDWLVLCHEAGRKRVHGYEDFAIPEPSAVADQYLSLAEPVAPTTLLGGALNTSHLDGGAAETAIDDYADELGVPVVDPVRQSAAPIVEQL, encoded by the coding sequence ATGCGAGTCGCAATTCTTGCCCACGAGCAGTTCCCCGGCCGAGCCAAAACCGCGGTTGGAGTCCTCCGGTACGGTACCGACGACGTCGTCGCTGTTCTCGACCGCGAGCGTGCCGGCACAGCTGTCGGCGACCATCTCGACGATATTGACGCGGAAATACCGGTCGTGGCGTCGGCTGCCGACGCGCCCGACTTCGACGCGCTGTACATCGGTATCGCGCCCATCGGCGGCGGCTTCGATGCGTCGTGGCGGCCGGACGTTCGGACAGCTATCGAGCGCGGTGCCGATGTCGTCTCCGGGCTGCACTATTTCCTCTCCGACGACCAGGAGTTCACGTCACTGGCCGATGAATACGGCGTCGAACTCCGCGATGTCCGACAGCCTCCTGCGGACCTCACTGTTGCCGACGGTATCGCCCGGGACCTCGATGCGGAAATCGTGCTGACGGTCGGCACCGACTGCTCGACCGGCAAGATGACGACGACGCTGGAACTCGTTGAGGCGGCTCGTGAGGCCGGCCTTGATGCCGGCTTCGTCCCGACCGGCCAGACGGGGATTATGATTGCCGGCGATGGCATTCCGATAGACCGCACCATCAGCGACTTTACCGCCGGGGCCGCAGAGCGGCTGGTCGCGACAGCGGCCGAGGACCACGATTACCTCTTCGTCGAGGGGCAGGGCTCGATTCTGCATCCGGCCTACTCGCCTGTTACCTGCGGGCTGCTTCACGGAACACAGCCCGATTGGCTGGTGCTGTGCCATGAGGCCGGCCGCAAGCGGGTGCACGGCTACGAGGACTTCGCCATCCCTGAACCGTCGGCGGTTGCCGACCAGTACCTGTCGCTTGCGGAACCCGTCGCCCCGACAACGCTGCTTGGGGGGGCACTGAATACGTCCCATCTCGACGGCGGAGCGGCCGAGACAGCTATCGACGACTACGCCGACGAACTCGGCGTCCCGGTGGTCGACCCGGTTCGACAGTCGGCGGCACCGATTGTCGAACAGCTATGA
- a CDS encoding Lrp/AsnC ligand binding domain-containing protein produces MARSFIMVKADTGRARALLERFSDLDYIADANVVAGDIDIVLEAEADEVADIIDSVATNVRAIEGVVDTKTYVCLE; encoded by the coding sequence ATGGCTCGTTCGTTCATCATGGTCAAAGCCGACACCGGCCGAGCGAGGGCGCTGCTAGAACGATTCAGCGACCTCGATTACATTGCCGACGCGAACGTCGTCGCCGGCGATATCGACATCGTGCTCGAAGCCGAAGCCGACGAAGTAGCCGATATCATCGACTCCGTGGCAACGAATGTCAGGGCGATAGAGGGCGTCGTTGATACGAAAACCTACGTCTGTCTCGAATAG
- a CDS encoding Vms1/Ankzf1 family peptidyl-tRNA hydrolase yields MLDDILGRTELKEQIAELEDERDRLAAQLEAESERRADAVSEKQAAQERINRLEDRIADLEGKLQQESESAEIGFRRKETLHGKRRDAVLSRVESFEAKPEGVLTAYVDDDVPDELAEQLGDRTPLVRRAAPCLVCVDDAGVLATALRPPVAPEPFVEWAGRPTVERSWFVPTGRHALAVVRSDIFAVGVYEGDERVDIRTVTSNVKSDHSKGGFSQSRFERIRDEQIQKHIKKASAALDDIDAERRYVVGDRRLIGEFDADATAAVNATGKPKPALEDAVREFWSVRLYGL; encoded by the coding sequence ATGCTCGACGACATTCTCGGCCGGACGGAGCTCAAAGAGCAAATCGCCGAACTCGAAGACGAGCGGGACCGGCTGGCGGCCCAGCTGGAGGCCGAAAGCGAGCGTCGTGCCGACGCAGTCAGCGAAAAGCAGGCCGCACAGGAGCGGATAAACCGGCTCGAAGACCGTATCGCTGACCTCGAAGGGAAGCTCCAGCAGGAATCCGAGTCGGCTGAAATCGGGTTCCGTCGTAAAGAAACACTCCACGGAAAACGGCGCGATGCCGTGCTCTCGCGGGTAGAATCATTCGAGGCGAAGCCCGAGGGTGTGCTGACCGCGTACGTCGATGACGACGTGCCGGATGAACTCGCCGAGCAGCTCGGCGACCGGACGCCGCTGGTCCGGCGGGCAGCCCCGTGTCTCGTCTGTGTCGACGACGCCGGGGTGCTCGCAACCGCGCTCCGACCGCCGGTCGCGCCGGAACCGTTCGTCGAATGGGCTGGTCGGCCGACGGTTGAGCGGTCGTGGTTTGTACCGACCGGCCGGCACGCGCTCGCTGTCGTCCGGTCGGACATCTTTGCCGTTGGAGTCTACGAGGGCGACGAGCGAGTCGACATCAGGACGGTTACGAGCAACGTTAAAAGCGACCACTCGAAGGGCGGCTTTTCACAGTCGCGCTTCGAGCGCATCCGCGACGAACAGATACAAAAGCACATAAAGAAAGCGTCGGCAGCACTCGACGACATCGACGCCGAGCGTCGCTACGTCGTCGGTGACCGCCGGCTAATCGGCGAATTCGATGCCGACGCCACGGCGGCGGTCAACGCGACCGGCAAGCCCAAGCCGGCGCTTGAAGACGCCGTCAGGGAGTTTTGGTCCGTCCGACTCTACGGTCTTTAA